The DNA region ACCCTCGCCGTCGCGGGCCTCGCCGGCGTCTGGCGCGACCGGCTGAACCCGCGCCGCCGATCGGAGCTGATGCTGTGACCGCCGACCATGTGCTCCGCGCCCTCCGGGCCGTCTCCGCCGAGCGGGCCGAGGACGCCCTGCTCAGCGTGCGCGGCCTCACCGTCCGCTTCCGGCTGCGCGGCGGACGCGAGGTCGCCGCCGTCACCGACGCCGACTTCGACCTCGCGGCGGGGGAGTGCCTCGCCCTGGTCGGCGAGAGCGGCTGCGGCAAGTCTGTCCTCGCCTCCGCCCTGCTCGGGCTGCTGCCCGGGAACGCCGAGACCTCCGGCAGCGCCCTCCTCGACGGTACGGATCTGCTCGCCGCCGACGAGAAGACCCTCGCCCGCACCGTACGGGGCCGGCGCATCGGGCTCGTACCGCAGAGCCCCGCCGCCCACCTCACACCGGTGCGTACGGTACGGGCGCATCTGGAGGAGACGGTACGGGCGCTCACCGGCACCCGGCGGGGCGAGCGGCGCGCGGCGGCCGAGGCCGCGGCCGAGCGGGCCGCGTTCCCGGCCGGGCATCTCGACCGGCACCCGCACGAGCTGTCCGGCGGGCTCGCGCAGCGCGCCGCCACCGCGCTCGCGCTGATCGGCGACGCGCCGCTGCTGCTCGCCGACGAACCCACCACCGGACTCGACCGCGCCCTCGTCGACCGCACCGCCGACGAACTGCGCCGGCACGCCGACCGCGGCAAGGCGCTGCTGCTCATCACCCACGACCTCGCGGCGGCCCGCCGGGTCGCCGACCGGGTCGCCGTCATGTACGCCGGACGGATGGTCGAACTCGCCCCCGCCGACCGCTTCTTCGGCGCGCCCGGCCCCCGCCACCCGTACGCCCGCGGTCTGCTCGACGCCCTCCCGGAACGGGAGTTCACCCCGATCCCCGGGTTCCCGCCCGAGCTGTCGGACCTGCCCGAGGGCTGCGCCTTCGCCCCGCGCTGCGCCCGCGCCACCGAGGCGTGCGCGCAGCGGCCCGCGTTCCGGGCCGGCGTCGCCTGCCACCACCCCCACGGAGCTCCGGGAGCCGTCCGTGCTTGAACTCCACTCCGTCACCGCCGGCTACGAGCGGCGCGCGCCCGTCGTCCGCGAAGTCTCGCTCACCGTCGCCGCCGGCGAGTCCGTCGGCCTGCTCGGCCCCAGCGGCTGCGGCAAGTCCACCCTCGCCCGGGTCGCCGCCCTGCTGCACCAACCCGACGCCGGGCGGGTCGTGGTCGACGGCACCGAGGTACGCGGCTGGCGCCACCGCGCCCCGCGCGCCCTGCGCACCGCCATCGGCGTGGTGTTCCAGCAGCCGCGGCTCTCCGCCGACCCGCGCCTGCGGCTCGCCGACCTGATCGCCGA from Streptomyces fradiae includes:
- a CDS encoding ABC transporter ATP-binding protein; amino-acid sequence: MLRALRAVSAERAEDALLSVRGLTVRFRLRGGREVAAVTDADFDLAAGECLALVGESGCGKSVLASALLGLLPGNAETSGSALLDGTDLLAADEKTLARTVRGRRIGLVPQSPAAHLTPVRTVRAHLEETVRALTGTRRGERRAAAEAAAERAAFPAGHLDRHPHELSGGLAQRAATALALIGDAPLLLADEPTTGLDRALVDRTADELRRHADRGKALLLITHDLAAARRVADRVAVMYAGRMVELAPADRFFGAPGPRHPYARGLLDALPEREFTPIPGFPPELSDLPEGCAFAPRCARATEACAQRPAFRAGVACHHPHGAPGAVRA